TGTTGTGGTGCATTCAATTCTGCGATGTGATAGCCGAATTGAATAGGGCCTAGACATGTTACGAATATAGCAAATAACAGGTTTGTAGTTAAAGTTGATCCCTTCTTATAATTTGAAGGGGAGGAGTTTAAAAGAGAAGTGTCACTCATTATAGCTTTGGCTTCTTGTCCTTGCTACTCTTCTTCTCAAATACTAATGCTTTAACCATCTTATAAGTATGAAGTATATATCTAAAATAAAGGAAACGGTGTCATCGCCCCTTATATTCCTACTTTGCTAACGCCGTCTTACAACCGTCGGCGGCTCTTCGagaaattttccaatttttttttcacttttcaaaaaggtaaacaataacaaataataacaaacaATAACATTACATGGcataaaattatattacatCTTGTCATATTTGTGTCCTACTTTTATTCTACTCTATTTTTAAATCTACTCTTACAATCCAATAAGTAATTAAGTATACTACCACCTTTAAAATCACTGGATGTATAATTACCAATTcagaacaaaaaaatcaGACGAAAAAACTACCTCATCATCTCCACTTTTATTCTCATAGAAAATTATGACTATAActcaaaaagaaaacaacaacaacacaATATGGGATCCAAAGGATCATATCCCAGACGCAGTAACTGATTTCCTATTGTCTGCATTTTCTACTGCAAACAAGAATTCACCATTACCCTTCTTCACATTAGTTCAACAATTGAAACTACAAAAGAGAACAGGCTGGTTAGATTTCCAAATCATCCCATGTGAAAGCATAGCTGATCACATGTATAGAATGAGTTTAATGACTATGATCATTAAGGATCCCCTGGTGAATCGTGATAGATGTGTGAAAATCGCATTGATTCATGATATTGCTGAATCTTTAGTTGGTGATATTACTCCCATTGATCCGTTTGTTAATAAGGTAGAGAAACATAGAAGAGAATTGGCTACTATTGAACACCTTTGTAAGGAATTAATTAGTCCGTATAACGAGAAGGCTGGTAATGAGATTATGGAATATTGGTTGGAGTATGAAGAAGTTAGAACTTTGGAAGGAAGATACGTTAAAGATATCGATAAGTTTGAAATGTTATTACAATGCTTTGAATTTGAGAAACAATATAATGGTGAGAAAAACTTGcaagaatttttcactgCTGTAGATCTCATTAAAACAGAAGAGGTTAAGAGTTGGACTGATGATTTGGTtaaacaaagaaatcaGTTTTTCGCAAATGTGTCAAAAAGATCCTGATACGCactaaagaaattggattttctacaaaaaatgtataattttatattagGGTTGTTTATCTTTTATCTAGGATATGTAACAGAAGTATAATTTTAATGGCAAAAAATTACCTACGTCCACAGGTTATCATGGTCAAAAAGTAAAGCACCAATTGCATGTCTACCAAATAACGCTGCTAATCCCACCATGAATTgtaattgaagaattctATTACAAAGCGCATCTTCTCTCATTGGTCCAAACCATACGAGAGTTAAGTTAATTAGAGTCATATTTGAACAGCTTATAACTTTACTTTTATCCTTTGGATCGTATTCTAATTcaatcaaatgaaaaaaggCCAATGCTTTCAAAATTGTGATAAACCATAATTTTGGAGGATTGTCTACAAGGTTGGCACGAGAGGGATACATCAGTCCATCTTTAGCTTCAAACCGTGGCAACCTATGTCTTGGACATGGCactatattaaataattgcGGAcatgaataaataaagtTTAAGATTTGTGGAATAAACAGCATTAGCATTGTCTTCGAAAAATGTCCCAATATACCTACTACCGCGAACACCATTCCTGcaaaataacaataagTGTCACCAACGAAGACTTTAGCAGGCCAACGGTTCCATTTCCAAAGAGCAAGTGAAACCCCTAGGAAGGGAATAATTAAAACTGCAGAAAATCTATGGGCAGCTATTCCATCTGGAGAACCCCAAGTTAAATacaaaatatcattcaataGCTCAAGGATACTAATCACGATACTTTGACCGACTTCTAATCCATTCACTCCAGCAAGGATATTGATAGAATTAGGACAGAAAATCCCCATAGCAGCCATATACACGTAATACAATCCGCCAAGATCAACAATTGTTGCagttaaattgaaatactTTTTAATGAACCCGGGAATCAACACATAAGTGACACCAAAATCAACATAGTAAATCAacaataatggtaatgaCCCAATAACAGGGAGGAAAAATTTATGTCTCCAACGTAAATCGAATAAATCATCTGCAATCCCAATCAGTATAGTAGACTCTAAACATAGTATACTACTCAAATATTCAGACAACCTGTTATGTGGAAAAATACTTGCTGACATTGACGAATCTTCAACAGATGGTCCTCTTTGACCACCTCCAGTAGTTGATACAATCATATACTTGTAGAAGATGAAGGGTATATAGGATAACATAACAAATAAGTATACTGTAGCAGAAACGGCACCAATTGTTTCCGGAAGGACTGGTTTCCCTGGCTTACTGAGATCTTTACCGAACAGCCCAATCTTAATAAATGAAGGACCCACTCTAGGTATAAGCCAATTGGTGACGAAATATCCTAGGATGGAGAACCCAATGGCAGCGATAACGGCAGAATTTTGTTTGGaacaatatattaatatcacCGCTAGAAGTACTAGTAACTTCtgaaacatttttcaaaaattatatgtatGTGGCCTAATATTTTGTGAgtatttcttcaaaaccCCTTGCTAGTACACCCGGATGCTGAGTtttctataataataatttataagTTATTTAAGTTGTAACTGTTTAAAGTTCGTAGTCTTCGAACGTTTTTCGTGTCCTTAATTCTGGAAAGTATAGTGGAAAGCCGGAACAAAATCCGCCGCTAAGTCAAATTGGTCCGGCTAACGTCAAAAACAGCCTGTTTTTACCTTTTCTTgacatatttatattaaaCATTAAACAAAACTAGAAACTACTAAGAAGGCCCTTGAAAAGGAGAAGAGTTTTCAAGTTATAAATCTatagaataataataattacaaTTTAGAAcgtttatatataaagaattcTGAATTTTTTATGTGACTGTTGGTGTCTCCACATCTTCTTGTACATCCACAGCGTCAACTTTCTCGTCTATCAATCCTACAACGCCGTTTAAATCTGACGTTGCTTTCTTAATGGATCGGTCTTCTTCGATATTTGACgtatcattttcttgttcataTTCCTCTCTCATACGTTTACCACgttcgtcttcttcttccattCGTAGTTTCACTTCGTTAGTTAGTGCAATCGGTTGATTGAATTCACGTTCCAAACATTGTAATAAAACTTGAGTTCTCCTTGCTAATTCTGTACTAGTTTTACTTTTAAACCCAAAATCTATCTCAAACAATGGACAGTCCCTAATTTCATCCTTCATCAAGTCATATACGTCAGACCTATCAAGTCCATATTTGaacaacatcaacaatAGGAAGACATCTTGCTCTTTGGAGAAATATTTTGGCGGGTGCAAAAATTCTAGCTCAAACATTGGATTTTGGTATTGTGCTAACTTTCGACGTAAAGCTTCTTGttgatatttcaatttattaactttCTCCTCTTCAGTTtctattatcttcaaatacTTCTCATAGTCTTCAAGCATTTCCAAATTAGCCCAAAATGCTTTGGCATATTCACGAACTTCTTCAActgtttttgtttgttcaAGGTCCATAGCAATTGCCTGTATAGAATTTCTCCCATATTTGCCGGAAGCATTCacaaattttctaaattcaattttattccaGTTGGTAAACCCTTGCACTTCCCATTCTGCCTTTAATCGTTCTTCCTCCTCTGTCAAGGGTTGCGCATTTTCAACCGAAAGTCGTaacatattcaatttttgcTCTTTCACATCTTCGGTCTCAGATAATGAATCTTCATTACCAAAGACGCTTTTGAAATCATCCATAGTTGGTATATATCGGGCCTTCTTGGCATTCCAAAGACGCTCCTTTTCATACAGAACTTTTAATTGAACAGGTTGTAACTGATGAGAACTAAAATAATGCAACTTTGGCATTCTAGTGTGAGAGGGAGTAGATGACCTTCCACCTGTTTGCAAAACATCTTTATAATACCCATCTActgaataattttcttttctttctctctTAGCAGGATGAATCCATGTTGGATCAATGATATTCTTTTGAACTTTCTTCTTAAAATCTTGACCATTCCATTCGTATGCAGAGTCTTGATtgaatttttgtaaatcatcCAAACCTAGAGATTCGTATTTTGCATTCAATGATTGCGTCTTGTTTTCAGATAGCGCTAGTATACTATCTAAATCAATGTCATCGGCAGCATCCGGATCTGGCTGAGGAGTATTTCTAGAACTTACAGCAGTTGAAGTAGATACAGAAGTCCCAGATTGAAAAACATCGGCAGCACCATGTTGAATCATCGACAATAAAGCATCCTTGCTTTCCTTCTtagtttcctttttcttctttaatgaGGTTCGATTTTGTTGAATGACAAGTTGATCTAATCTTAACTTTTGTGTTGCTCGCTCAAGAATTTTCTCTTCCACAGAATTATTAGTCACTAACCTGAATACTCGTACTTGCTTTTTTTGGCCAATACGATGAGCTCTATCCATAGCTTGTAGGTCTGCTTGTGGATTCCAATCTGAATCATaaagaacaacaatattAGCGGAAGTTAGATTAATACCAAGACCACCGGCACGAGTCGTAAgcaagaaaatgaatttttcagaaTCTGGTGCATTATAATCATCAATGGCTTGTATCCTATCCTCGTGATCAGTCGAACCATCAATTCTACAGTACTTGTAACCTCtgaaataacaataatctTCTAAGATGTCTAAGACTCTTGACATCTGACTAAATATTAAAACTCTCgatccttcttctttcatcttctttaataacTTATCTAAAACCTTTAATTTAGCAGAATTGTAAATCAGATGTTCATCAGTTGTATATGGCGGACCTGGTTCTGCACCGTCGAAAAGGTAAGGGTGATTACAACATTTCCTTAATTGCATGactatatttaataatctAGTCTTAGATTCTTTATTGACATTGGATCCATTAACTGCATCAATATCTTTCTCTAGAATTTGTTTATACCATTTTTTCTGCATTGAAGACATACCAACATAAAGATTCAATTCCTTCTTGGGCAATAATGAAGTTTCCACGTCATTTTTCAAACGACGTAACAAGAAAGGTTGTAACACTGTATGTAATTGTTTGACAATTTTGTCTTGGTCATCTTCCGTAGTTTCTGAAGAGAACCACTCATCAAAATCTTGAGAATCTGCAAAAATATCCGGCAGTAAGAAATTTAATAGAGCCCATAATTCatgtaaattattttgCAATGGTGTACCTGTTATCAGTAATCTATTACTAGACGTGAATTCTCTTAACACTTGAGATAATAAGgattcttcatttttaattctATGAGCTTCATCGATAATAATGTATTGCCAGTCAAATTTCCTAAATGATgacttttctttaataacaATTTCATAGGACGCAATCACAACGTCAAACTTACAAGGTAGTAATCTTTCTTTTACCAACTGATttctttcatctttatcacCTTGTAAAATAAAGGCATCGACCTCAGGAGTCCATTTATTAATCTCTCTCAACCAATTATTCAATGTAGACTTTGGTGCAATGACAATAAATGGACCAGGGATTTTCTCTACATACCTTAAATATCCCAAGAATGAAATAGTTTGTAATGTTTTACCTAACCCCATTTCATCTGCCAATATCCCAGCTAATTTATAATGATGTAATGAGATTAACCAATTTAAACCTTGAATTTGATAAGTTCTCAATTGCCCATTAATAAACCCGGGAGATTCTCTAAATTGGAATTCTACACCTTCCGTACCATTTTCTAAGTCTGATTCCTCCTCtgcttgttcttcttctttcaataattctgcgtcttcttctctttctgTCTTACGTCTTCTTCTATCACCATCGCTAGACTTGCCTTTAAAAGCGTCATCATCCAGGGATTCAAGGACTTTTTTAAACTTAGGATCTTTCGAAGCCTTACTTTCAATAAAATGACGGAACAATCCacttaatgataataaatgttTAAATCTCTTAGTGGTTCCCTCGACATCGAAATGTTTACCATTAGCATTGGGAAGTAAATATTGTTTGGGTCCCCACTTTGGAATAGGGTCACCTTCCTCTTTAAATGGAGTCAGACGATCTTGATATGATGTTTCATCCTCCATGATTATGGTTATATAGTAATCGACGCTTCTTTTTTTCAGTTGCTTGTgcttcttttttgtttctacCTGTGTTGTATATCTTTTCAACGAGCTGTAAATTGGCGTTTGTTTTGTTtaagtgaaaaatttcactATGTAACATTATATATAGTCTCAAAAAATGAAGGTTAAAAGGACGGTGATGAAATCAATTCATAGGAAGCTAAGAAGAATCTATAACTGAAATGGAAGAATCGAAAGTGCTTGCTTGCACCAAATTAAAATATCCGCCATGTTGCttacaaatatttaaaaataatggtaaaAAGAAACGAATCATCCTAGGTACatatgaattaaataaagaaactgGATATCGAGTTGGTACATTGGATTTACTTGATGAAGATCTTCAACTTATTACATCTCAAGATACTTATGGTGCGGTTttagatttgaaattgaatccGTTCGACAATTCACTTCTTGCTTCGGGACATTCTACTGGGAATATCATGCTATGGAAGGTGTCTTCAGAAACAGATGAATTGGTTTTACTAAGCAATTtacaaatatttgaaaCCGATAAATTGGTTACATCTTTACATTGGTCACCATTAGTGAAGAATTTCATGATGATAACGAATACAGCGGGAGAGATGGCGACCATTGATATCGAAACGCAgatgatttcttcttttaattcCGGACTAAGCAGCACATCTACCCATGTTGATACATTGACATGGAAAGAATATGAGGTTCAAGGTAAGCAGGAAAATGCAATTGCCTGTTTCCCAGACACATTTACGGGAAAACATGGATTAGAATGTTGGACTGCAGAATTTGGAGTATTGAGTccatttgaaaatgttgtATTTACAGGAGGTGATGATGCCACAATAATGGCGCATGATTTACGTTCTAAGGGTTCCATTTGGAGTAATAATAGGATACATGAGGCAGGGGTAGTTGGGATCAAATGTAGTACCCCCACTTTCCGTTCCAATAGGCCAATGTCTTTGATCACAGGCTCATATGACGATTATATCAGATCTTTCGATCTTCGAATGCTTGGAGATAATATATATCCAGGAGACAATATACCGGTAGCGCAATTAAGTAGCCGAAACTTGGGAGGAGGGGTATGGAGATTTAGTAACTGTCCAACGAATGGCGATGGAGAAGATATGGATAAGTTGTTAGTCTGTTGCATGTATGATGGTGCAAAGATAGTTTCTATAGACGAGAGTAATAATGGAACAGAAGATTATTTCTTAGTTTCAAATTACTTAAAGACAGGGCATGAGTCGATGTGTTATGGTGGTGATTGGGATTCAGACTTCATAGCTACTTGTTCATTTTACGACAAGTCTGTCCAGAAGTGGAATCCGTGATGTTGCGGCCTAAACTCCAATAGTGGAATGTTTAAACTGAGTGCCACTCAAAGCAACATGCTGTATTCTATAAAGAACTTTAAAGATACGTAGAGCATTATACCTTTAGAAGTTAACCATTTGACTgattgtattatttatcaGAGTTTGACTGTTATAATAGCTTGAGGTTTATAGAAAAAAGTTGATAACATATTACAATTAAATACGTAATCTATACTGCTATGGACAAATCTATATGAGATGGTCGATGATCACAATTATCAACTAATTGAGTGGGAGGTCTTTTTTTCTCACTACAAAGGCAACGTACATATGTAGTAAACTAAGctttgaatataataaaatacaTAGCATATTCAAACTAACATCCATATTTATTTCCTTTGTGACACACTTTCGCTATAAAGTGTCCGTTTATAAGTGTGTcacaaaataattaatgTGTCGCGAGATACCGAGTAACGGCGgtggaagaaaaatttgCGATGAGATGAAATTCCATTTTGATATAGCAAAAAGTGTAGGAACGCTAATGGAAAGTAGTTATTCAAGAAGATATCTGTTTAACTAATACTGAAAGTCGTTCTATACCAACTCTTAAATATTCCttaaatatcaatattaaactgaagaaaaaataaggaagaaagaaaatgcCGCCAAAAGAAGCCACAAGAAAATGGAAGGCCCCTAAAGGTCCCAAACCAATCCAACGTAGAAACAAAAATGCCATCGTGTTAGGTAGATCCATTGCCCATGCTCGTCAAAGAGAAAATGCAGTGGAATTTTTACCAGATGGTGAAATGAGATTTACCACTGATAAACACGAGGCAAACTGGGTGAAATTAAGATCCGTCACGCAGGAAACCGCATTGGATGAATTCTTGAGTACTGCCGAGTTGGCTGATAAGGATTTCACTGCTGATAGGCATTCAAATGTGAAGATTATTCGTATGGATAGTGGTGTAGATTCTGCTACTTCTCAGGGGTTCTCTTTAAGTAACGAACAACGTGGGATCTTAAACGCCAAGCAAAGATCATTGGCTAAGGATTTGATTGTACCAAGAAGACCATATTGGGATGAATCTATGACTAAATATCAATTAGAAAGACAAGAAAAGGAAGCCTTTTTGGAATGGAGAAGAAAATTGGCACATTTACAAGAATCTAATGAAGATTTGCTTTTGACTCCgtttgaaagaaatattgaagTTTGGAAACAATTATGGAGAGTTGTAGAAAGATCAGATTTAGTTGTTCAAATTGTAGATGCAAGAGATCCTCTATTGTTTAGATCTGTTGATTTAGAAAGATATGTTAAGGAATTAGATgaaaggaaacaaaattTGTTACTAGTGAATAAGGCAGACTTATTAACAAGGAAACAACGTATTGAATGGACTAAATATTTTAACTCTAAGGGTATTTCATTTACCTTTTACTCTGCTTTGAGAGCAAATCAACTTTTAGAGTTACAAAATGAGTTAAGTGATGATTACAAACCAGGGCAATTCCAAcatcaagaagaagaaaacgataaggatgaagatgaggatGTTGATAAGGAAGTTCTTGATAAGATAAAAATTCTTACAATCGATCAGTTAGAAGAATTATTCCTATCGAAGGCGCCAAAGGAACCATTAGTGGAACCACTACCGGGTCAAGATCCTATCTTACAAATTGGCTTAGTCGGTTACCCAAATGTTGGTAAATCTTCCACAATTAATTCTCTAGTAGGTGCCAAGAAAGTTTCAGTGTCAGCTACTCCAGGTAAAACTAAACATTTCCAAACTATTAAACTATCAGACTCCGTTCTATTATGCGATTGTCCCGGTTTAGTTTTCCCAAATTTTGCATATAATAAAGGTGAATTGGTTTGTAATGGTGTTTTACCAATTGATCAATTACGTGATTTCATCGGGCCATGTACATTAGTTGCAGAAAGGATTcctaaatttttcattgaagCTGTATACGGTATTCATATCCAAACAAAatctaaagaagaaggtggGAATGGTGAAATTCCAACTGCTCAAGAACTATTAGTCGCGTATGCGAGAGCTCGTGGTTATATGACGCAAGGTTATGGTTCTGCTGATGAATCACGTGCAAGTCGTTATATATTAAAGGATTATGTGAATGGGAAACTACTATATATTAACCCACCACCACATTTGGAAGATGAAACTCCATACACTACAGAGGAATGtcaaaaattcaatgaagaGTTATATACTTTCGAAAAATTACCTGAAAATAGACAAGAACAATTACGTGAAGCGGCTAAAGCAAAAGGTATCGATGTGCTTGATTTATCTCGTGATCTAAATAAACTTACATTCTCTCAACATACTGGGGGTGATGAAATGAAAGAAGCTAAAGGTGTTACACATGGTGGTAAACAAGCTGCCTTATACAATGCTGCAGATGATCTTGATAGagaatttttccaaatgaataatattgaagGTAAATTGACTACACCATTCCATAAGACACAACAACAGGATGGTTCGAAAAAGcataataaaagaaataaaaaggGTAAAAAGAAAGCTGCAATGATGAGTGACTACTAGTGAGCATTCCCAGAAATTTCCTAAAAACGATTCCCCGTCTGTACCATATATACTCTCTTAGCATATTCtaatataatatcataTGAATTTCTTGCCCGGGT
Above is a genomic segment from Naumovozyma dairenensis CBS 421 chromosome 6, complete genome containing:
- the NDAI0F02070 gene encoding 5'-deoxynucleotidase (similar to Saccharomyces cerevisiae YBR242W and YGL101W; ancestral locus Anc_6.157), with protein sequence MTITQKENNNNTIWDPKDHIPDAVTDFLLSAFSTANKNSPLPFFTLVQQLKLQKRTGWLDFQIIPCESIADHMYRMSLMTMIIKDPLVNRDRCVKIALIHDIAESLVGDITPIDPFVNKVEKHRRELATIEHLCKELISPYNEKAGNEIMEYWLEYEEVRTLEGRYVKDIDKFEMLLQCFEFEKQYNGEKNLQEFFTAVDLIKTEEVKSWTDDLVKQRNQFFANVSKRS
- the ALG7 gene encoding UDP-N-acetylglucosamine--dolichyl-phosphate N-acetylglucosaminephosphotransferase (similar to Saccharomyces cerevisiae ALG7 (YBR243C); ancestral locus Anc_6.158) translates to MFQKLLVLLAVILIYCSKQNSAVIAAIGFSILGYFVTNWLIPRVGPSFIKIGLFGKDLSKPGKPVLPETIGAVSATVYLFVMLSYIPFIFYKYMIVSTTGGGQRGPSVEDSSMSASIFPHNRLSEYLSSILCLESTILIGIADDLFDLRWRHKFFLPVIGSLPLLLIYYVDFGVTYVLIPGFIKKYFNLTATIVDLGGLYYVYMAAMGIFCPNSINILAGVNGLEVGQSIVISILELLNDILYLTWGSPDGIAAHRFSAVLIIPFLGVSLALWKWNRWPAKVFVGDTYCYFAGMVFAVVGILGHFSKTMLMLFIPQILNFIYSCPQLFNIVPCPRHRLPRFEAKDGLMYPSRANLVDNPPKLWFITILKALAFFHLIELEYDPKDKSKVISCSNMTLINLTLVWFGPMREDALCNRILQLQFMVGLAALFGRHAIGALLFDHDNLWT
- the ISW1 gene encoding chromatin-remodeling ATPase ISW1 (similar to Saccharomyces cerevisiae ISW1 (YBR245C); ancestral locus Anc_6.161), which translates into the protein MEDETSYQDRLTPFKEEGDPIPKWGPKQYLLPNANGKHFDVEGTTKRFKHLLSLSGLFRHFIESKASKDPKFKKVLESLDDDAFKGKSSDGDRRRRKTEREEDAELLKEEEQAEEESDLENGTEGVEFQFRESPGFINGQLRTYQIQGLNWLISLHHYKLAGILADEMGLGKTLQTISFLGYLRYVEKIPGPFIVIAPKSTLNNWLREINKWTPEVDAFILQGDKDERNQLVKERLLPCKFDVVIASYEIVIKEKSSFRKFDWQYIIIDEAHRIKNEESLLSQVLREFTSSNRLLITGTPLQNNLHELWALLNFLLPDIFADSQDFDEWFSSETTEDDQDKIVKQLHTVLQPFLLRRLKNDVETSLLPKKELNLYVGMSSMQKKWYKQILEKDIDAVNGSNVNKESKTRLLNIVMQLRKCCNHPYLFDGAEPGPPYTTDEHLIYNSAKLKVLDKLLKKMKEEGSRVLIFSQMSRVLDILEDYCYFRGYKYCRIDGSTDHEDRIQAIDDYNAPDSEKFIFLLTTRAGGLGINLTSANIVVLYDSDWNPQADLQAMDRAHRIGQKKQVRVFRLVTNNSVEEKILERATQKLRLDQLVIQQNRTSLKKKKETKKESKDALLSMIQHGAADVFQSGTSVSTSTAVSSRNTPQPDPDAADDIDLDSILALSENKTQSLNAKYESLGLDDLQKFNQDSAYEWNGQDFKKKVQKNIIDPTWIHPAKRERKENYSVDGYYKDVLQTGGRSSTPSHTRMPKLHYFSSHQLQPVQLKVLYEKERLWNAKKARYIPTMDDFKSVFGNEDSLSETEDVKEQKLNMLRLSVENAQPLTEEEERLKAEWEVQGFTNWNKIEFRKFVNASGKYGRNSIQAIAMDLEQTKTVEEVREYAKAFWANLEMLEDYEKYLKIIETEEEKVNKLKYQQEALRRKLAQYQNPMFELEFLHPPKYFSKEQDVFLLLMLFKYGLDRSDVYDLMKDEIRDCPLFEIDFGFKSKTSTELARRTQVLLQCLEREFNQPIALTNEVKLRMEEEDERGKRMREEYEQENDTSNIEEDRSIKKATSDLNGVVGLIDEKVDAVDVQEDVETPTVT
- the RRT2 gene encoding diphthamide synthase (similar to Saccharomyces cerevisiae YBR246W; ancestral locus Anc_6.162), with amino-acid sequence MEESKVLACTKLKYPPCCLQIFKNNGKKKRIILGTYELNKETGYRVGTLDLLDEDLQLITSQDTYGAVLDLKLNPFDNSLLASGHSTGNIMLWKVSSETDELVLLSNLQIFETDKLVTSLHWSPLVKNFMMITNTAGEMATIDIETQMISSFNSGLSSTSTHVDTLTWKEYEVQGKQENAIACFPDTFTGKHGLECWTAEFGVLSPFENVVFTGGDDATIMAHDLRSKGSIWSNNRIHEAGVVGIKCSTPTFRSNRPMSLITGSYDDYIRSFDLRMLGDNIYPGDNIPVAQLSSRNLGGGVWRFSNCPTNGDGEDMDKLLVCCMYDGAKIVSIDESNNGTEDYFLVSNYLKTGHESMCYGGDWDSDFIATCSFYDKSVQKWNP
- the LSG1 gene encoding ribosome biogenesis GTPase LSG1 (similar to Saccharomyces cerevisiae LSG1 (YGL099W); ancestral locus Anc_6.163), producing the protein MPPKEATRKWKAPKGPKPIQRRNKNAIVLGRSIAHARQRENAVEFLPDGEMRFTTDKHEANWVKLRSVTQETALDEFLSTAELADKDFTADRHSNVKIIRMDSGVDSATSQGFSLSNEQRGILNAKQRSLAKDLIVPRRPYWDESMTKYQLERQEKEAFLEWRRKLAHLQESNEDLLLTPFERNIEVWKQLWRVVERSDLVVQIVDARDPLLFRSVDLERYVKELDERKQNLLLVNKADLLTRKQRIEWTKYFNSKGISFTFYSALRANQLLELQNELSDDYKPGQFQHQEEENDKDEDEDVDKEVLDKIKILTIDQLEELFLSKAPKEPLVEPLPGQDPILQIGLVGYPNVGKSSTINSLVGAKKVSVSATPGKTKHFQTIKLSDSVLLCDCPGLVFPNFAYNKGELVCNGVLPIDQLRDFIGPCTLVAERIPKFFIEAVYGIHIQTKSKEEGGNGEIPTAQELLVAYARARGYMTQGYGSADESRASRYILKDYVNGKLLYINPPPHLEDETPYTTEECQKFNEELYTFEKLPENRQEQLREAAKAKGIDVLDLSRDLNKLTFSQHTGGDEMKEAKGVTHGGKQAALYNAADDLDREFFQMNNIEGKLTTPFHKTQQQDGSKKHNKRNKKGKKKAAMMSDY